A genomic window from Actinomycetota bacterium includes:
- the rimI gene encoding ribosomal-protein-alanine N-acetyltransferase, translated as MSARIRPMTGADVPAVLAIERAVFTTPWSAESFLAEVAQPESREWVVAESGAGVEGYAGLMFVGDEAHVMNLAVDERARHAGLGVALVAHLLDAAAARGARRVTLEVRASNAAAIGLYRLAGLSSVGVRPGYYADVGEDASIMWTEDLDGELMRERRAALRERAERALELFRPPVHAAPDPIADAPDTDLILAIET; from the coding sequence ATGAGTGCGCGCATCCGGCCCATGACCGGCGCGGACGTGCCCGCCGTGCTCGCCATCGAGCGGGCGGTCTTCACCACGCCGTGGTCCGCAGAGTCGTTCCTCGCGGAGGTCGCGCAGCCCGAGAGCCGCGAGTGGGTCGTGGCGGAGTCCGGGGCGGGCGTCGAGGGGTACGCTGGCCTGATGTTCGTGGGCGACGAGGCCCACGTGATGAACCTCGCGGTGGACGAGCGCGCCCGGCACGCCGGCTTGGGCGTGGCACTCGTCGCGCACCTGCTCGACGCCGCAGCGGCGCGCGGCGCGCGCCGCGTGACGCTGGAGGTCCGGGCGTCGAACGCGGCGGCCATCGGGCTGTACCGGCTCGCGGGGCTCTCCTCGGTCGGGGTGCGGCCGGGCTACTACGCCGACGTCGGCGAGGACGCGTCGATCATGTGGACCGAGGACCTCGACGGCGAGCTCATGCGCGAGCGTCGCGCGGCACTGCGCGAGCGTGCGGAGCGGGCGCTCGAGCTGTTCCGCCCCCCGGTCCACGCGGCGCCGGACCCGATCGCGGACGCGCCCGACACCGACCTCATCCTCGCGATCGAGACC